In a single window of the Aminomonas paucivorans DSM 12260 genome:
- a CDS encoding VWA domain-containing protein encodes MRTTRTGKLLALLAFLLAVVQVPIALADNSFLSTPRVQISGKWLRYTPGLPEASRGAVSKTTFDMTISYHDTLSADSVPAGDPKRARALEVESVIKYWADALYQQSNGQHTLGTVYIYQGGKFGDKASVLWKANAWPTGAIAGYGKPGQVITFGDVFNSTTFVGAASTATSQANGGYTLGHETGHYVYALYDEYVATYTNPPRSWPWSSDVSPSGAAIMNSQWNAMKNNDGGWLNHSIAAFYVTSTDTAQKRMYGKSCWQVLLQAPSQDGVSGDTTVKPSRVQYSFSKPVTTSGDYLNAVTPGTHLAAAQANLKILWLAEATMVYQIVLDRSGSMGTNPDKPDDPTPLSYAKTAACNLVDSLPKNVYVGIVQFDDSTSQVYPITLIASNDAAAAATRAAAKAAINGLTSGGSTAIYDAASYALSQFVAQKTALSADLLGVTYLLTDGEDNSSSKSVGEVIGEYQAQKVPLITVGYGAGGQAGSFALTQLADGTGGQYFASPVDQAALQQVFFAALGKTSDAVSLGTFKETLAAGASTTKTFRVDSTLGTATFFAGWKGTAAGVTLTLTGPGGAVGIVSGDVQDQGGAISFSKRISGPAAGTWSLQLTNVTAASLDVSCSATGEPGTGTGYSVTLGLADGGSTVASSRPALLLARVNRNGVALKGATVVGTLTDPAGAVSPLTFRDDGTGGDATASDGIYSAVVSGYTGGTYKVDVTASNPGGTAQESYCGQSPSVQNPDDPAAAFNPYGAVVAENFERSSSFQFTTSGGAAPTVAPTGGGGGGGGGGCEALGLLPLVALLLIPALSLIRRRKG; translated from the coding sequence ATGAGAACCACAAGGACAGGAAAACTCTTGGCCCTTCTGGCCTTTCTCCTGGCGGTGGTGCAGGTGCCCATCGCCCTGGCGGACAACTCCTTCCTCTCCACCCCCCGCGTCCAGATCAGCGGGAAGTGGCTCCGGTACACCCCGGGCCTTCCGGAGGCCTCCAGGGGAGCGGTCTCCAAGACCACCTTCGACATGACCATCAGCTACCACGACACCCTCTCGGCGGACAGCGTCCCTGCGGGGGACCCGAAACGTGCCCGGGCCCTGGAGGTGGAGTCGGTCATCAAGTACTGGGCCGACGCCCTCTATCAGCAGTCCAACGGCCAGCACACCCTGGGGACGGTGTACATCTACCAGGGCGGCAAGTTCGGGGACAAGGCCTCGGTGCTCTGGAAGGCCAACGCCTGGCCCACCGGGGCCATCGCGGGCTACGGCAAACCCGGACAGGTGATCACCTTCGGGGACGTGTTCAACTCCACCACCTTCGTGGGAGCCGCCTCCACCGCCACCAGCCAGGCCAACGGCGGCTACACCCTGGGGCACGAGACGGGACACTACGTCTACGCCCTCTACGATGAATACGTGGCCACCTACACCAACCCGCCCCGGTCCTGGCCCTGGTCCAGCGACGTGTCCCCCTCCGGGGCCGCCATCATGAACAGCCAGTGGAACGCCATGAAGAACAACGACGGGGGGTGGCTCAACCACTCCATCGCCGCCTTCTACGTGACCAGCACCGACACGGCGCAGAAGCGCATGTACGGCAAGAGCTGCTGGCAGGTGCTGCTGCAGGCTCCCTCCCAGGACGGGGTGAGCGGGGACACCACGGTGAAGCCCAGCCGGGTGCAGTACAGCTTCTCCAAGCCCGTCACCACCTCCGGGGATTATCTCAACGCCGTGACCCCCGGGACCCACCTGGCGGCGGCCCAGGCGAACCTAAAGATCCTTTGGCTCGCCGAGGCCACCATGGTCTACCAGATCGTGCTGGACCGGTCGGGAAGCATGGGAACCAACCCGGACAAACCCGACGATCCCACGCCCCTTTCCTACGCCAAGACCGCAGCCTGCAACCTGGTGGACTCCCTGCCCAAGAACGTCTACGTGGGGATCGTCCAGTTCGACGACTCCACCTCCCAGGTCTACCCCATCACCCTGATCGCGTCGAACGACGCAGCCGCGGCAGCCACGAGGGCAGCAGCCAAGGCGGCCATCAACGGGCTCACCTCCGGGGGGAGCACCGCCATCTACGATGCCGCTTCCTACGCCCTGAGCCAGTTCGTGGCCCAGAAAACCGCCCTGAGCGCGGACCTGCTGGGGGTGACCTACCTGCTCACCGACGGGGAGGACAACAGTTCGTCCAAATCCGTGGGGGAGGTGATCGGGGAGTACCAGGCCCAGAAGGTGCCCCTCATCACCGTGGGATACGGCGCCGGAGGTCAGGCAGGCTCTTTCGCCCTGACGCAGCTGGCCGACGGCACGGGGGGACAGTACTTCGCCTCCCCGGTGGATCAGGCGGCGCTCCAGCAGGTCTTCTTCGCCGCCCTGGGCAAGACCTCCGACGCCGTGAGCCTGGGCACCTTCAAGGAAACCCTGGCGGCGGGGGCCTCCACCACCAAGACCTTCCGGGTGGACAGCACCTTGGGGACGGCCACCTTCTTCGCGGGCTGGAAGGGCACCGCAGCCGGGGTGACTCTCACCCTGACCGGCCCGGGAGGGGCGGTGGGCATCGTCTCCGGGGACGTGCAGGATCAGGGAGGGGCCATCAGCTTCTCCAAGCGGATCAGCGGTCCTGCGGCGGGCACCTGGAGCCTCCAGCTCACCAACGTCACCGCGGCGTCCCTGGACGTCTCCTGCTCCGCCACCGGGGAACCCGGGACCGGCACGGGGTACTCCGTCACCCTGGGCCTGGCGGACGGGGGAAGCACCGTCGCCAGCTCCCGCCCCGCGCTGCTCCTGGCCCGGGTGAACCGAAACGGCGTGGCCCTGAAGGGCGCCACGGTGGTGGGAACCCTCACGGATCCCGCAGGGGCCGTTTCGCCCCTGACCTTCCGGGACGACGGGACCGGAGGGGACGCGACGGCAAGCGACGGGATCTACTCCGCCGTGGTCTCCGGCTACACGGGAGGCACCTACAAGGTGGACGTGACCGCCAGCAACCCCGGCGGAACCGCCCAGGAGTCCTACTGTGGACAAAGCCCGTCGGTGCAGAACCCCGACGACCCCGCGGCGGCGTTCAACCCCTACGGGGCGGTGGTGGCGGAGAACTTCGAGCGGTCCTCCTCCTTCCAGTTCACCACCAGCGGAGGGGCTGCCCCCACGGTGGCGCCCACCGGCGGCGGGGGAGGAGGAGGAGGCGGCGGGTGCGAGGCTCTGGGGCTCCTGCCCCTGGTGGCGCTTCTCCTGATCCCCGCGCTCTCTCTGATTCGCCGCAGAAAAGGCTAG
- a CDS encoding DUF3795 domain-containing protein gives MAIPPTASVCGLFCRSCSVFIGSTEDPERLQHLAGLMGLSPEQVRCEGCRSAVLFAPCASCSFRDCAQSRGVAFCGACADYPCEDLKAFQAEKPHRRDLWKDQERIAQIGPEAWEEEQAIRYRCPACGTRNSAYDLACRGCGRDPSCPYVEEHREAVAGYLASRGTPRSSGSESV, from the coding sequence GTGGCGATACCCCCAACCGCCTCGGTCTGCGGCCTGTTCTGCCGCAGTTGTTCGGTCTTCATCGGGAGCACGGAAGACCCCGAACGGCTCCAGCACCTGGCGGGCCTGATGGGCCTGTCCCCCGAGCAGGTCCGATGCGAGGGGTGCCGAAGCGCCGTGCTCTTCGCCCCCTGTGCCTCCTGTTCCTTCCGGGACTGCGCCCAATCCCGGGGCGTGGCCTTCTGCGGCGCCTGCGCCGACTATCCCTGCGAGGATCTGAAGGCTTTCCAGGCGGAGAAACCCCACCGCCGGGATCTCTGGAAGGACCAGGAGCGCATCGCCCAGATCGGCCCGGAGGCTTGGGAGGAGGAGCAGGCGATACGGTACCGCTGCCCCGCCTGCGGGACCCGGAATTCCGCCTACGACCTTGCCTGTCGGGGCTGCGGACGCGATCCGAGCTGTCCCTACGTGGAGGAACACCGGGAAGCCGTGGCGGGATACTTGGCATCCCGGGGGACGCCCCGCTCCTCCGGATCCGAGAGCGTCTAG
- a CDS encoding tRNA-binding protein has product MAQETKPTTSKEETFDRLDIRLGRVLSAEREPSAPKPAYRMVVDFGKFGRRTSVGRFTQHGPEELVGSLVLGVLNFGPRQVGEVTSEVLILGVQVPGAESGEATFLTPAREAKIGSKVF; this is encoded by the coding sequence ATGGCACAGGAGACCAAGCCAACGACGTCGAAGGAGGAAACCTTCGACCGGTTGGACATCCGCCTGGGGAGAGTGCTCTCCGCAGAAAGGGAGCCCTCCGCCCCGAAACCGGCCTATCGGATGGTGGTGGATTTCGGAAAGTTCGGACGCCGCACCAGCGTGGGGCGCTTCACCCAGCACGGCCCGGAGGAGTTGGTGGGCAGCCTCGTCCTGGGGGTGTTGAACTTCGGACCCCGGCAGGTGGGGGAGGTCACCTCGGAGGTGCTGATCCTGGGGGTACAGGTCCCGGGGGCAGAAAGCGGGGAGGCCACCTTCCTCACTCCCGCCCGGGAGGCGAAGATCGGATCCAAGGTGTTCTGA
- a CDS encoding LysR family transcriptional regulator: MSLRQLEVFVEIARRGNLTRAAEHLGIGQSGASMALGELERTLGGPLFHRVGRGLVLNERGRNLQEYGEAVLGAADRFTREARGDREPSGILNLACSTTVAVYALPERITAFHRRYPGVDLRLWVGNTTDAAKRVQSGEADLGAVEGTTDTTGLRETPWLRDELVVVTPPKHPLAGAELLDWTDLEGQRWILREAGSGTRSTLEEALLQEGIVLASVMEIGHTETIKGLVAAGMGLGWISERAVARELERGDLGVAKPPFRVFRWFRLLVREDETPGRLTRLALRELFSRPARDREPLGAEGP, translated from the coding sequence GTGAGCCTGAGACAGCTGGAGGTATTCGTGGAGATCGCCCGGAGGGGGAACCTGACCCGGGCGGCGGAACACCTGGGGATCGGCCAGTCCGGAGCCAGCATGGCCCTGGGGGAGCTGGAACGGACCTTGGGAGGGCCCCTCTTTCACCGCGTCGGCCGGGGCCTGGTCCTCAACGAACGGGGACGCAACCTCCAGGAATACGGGGAGGCGGTGCTGGGTGCGGCGGATCGGTTCACCCGGGAGGCCCGGGGAGACCGGGAGCCTTCGGGCATCCTGAACCTGGCGTGCAGCACCACCGTGGCCGTCTATGCCCTTCCGGAGCGCATCACCGCCTTCCATCGCCGATACCCGGGGGTGGACCTGCGGCTTTGGGTGGGGAACACCACCGACGCGGCAAAACGGGTCCAAAGCGGCGAAGCGGACCTGGGAGCGGTGGAGGGGACCACGGACACGACGGGACTCAGGGAAACACCCTGGCTTCGGGACGAACTGGTGGTGGTGACTCCCCCGAAACACCCCCTGGCAGGGGCAGAGCTTTTGGACTGGACGGATCTGGAGGGACAACGCTGGATTCTGCGCGAGGCAGGCTCGGGCACACGAAGTACCCTGGAGGAAGCCCTCCTTCAGGAAGGGATCGTCCTGGCCTCGGTGATGGAAATCGGCCACACCGAAACCATCAAGGGGCTGGTTGCAGCAGGCATGGGGCTGGGGTGGATCTCCGAGAGGGCGGTCGCCCGCGAGCTAGAGAGAGGAGATCTTGGCGTCGCCAAGCCCCCCTTCCGGGTTTTCCGGTGGTTTCGCCTCCTGGTCCGAGAGGACGAAACCCCCGGGAGGTTGACGCGGCTGGCCCTAAGGGAGTTGTTCTCCCGCCCCGCAAGGGACCGGGAGCCTTTGGGGGCGGAGGGTCCATAA
- a CDS encoding YeiH family protein, protein MGGRIPGLAAAACLGLGAWGLGHLDGVRGWGFSSLTLAILGGMLLGNTVYPRWEDRCGPGVQFAQKTLLRWGVVLFGFRLTLGDVATVGWRGAVTDLLVVASTLLLARVVGSALGMDRRTTLLVGTGSSVCGAAAVMAAEEVVQGGPDRVVVAVSTVVVFGTLALFLYPLLYPWGVAWGLWESDGLGYGLYVGSTVHEVAQVVAAGRAVGPEAAGFAVIVKMIRVMFLVPLLPVLSLILPPLEGEKGKRVVVPWFVLGFAAAVGLHSLGWVPEGVVRGLLLAGDLFLAAAMAALGLSSRVTAVRRAGCKPLILAGVLFLWLLVGGGVFNWTGKVWMG, encoded by the coding sequence ATGGGGGGACGGATCCCCGGACTGGCGGCAGCGGCGTGCCTGGGGTTGGGAGCGTGGGGGCTCGGGCACTTGGACGGGGTGAGGGGGTGGGGGTTTTCTTCCCTGACCCTGGCCATCCTGGGGGGGATGCTTCTGGGGAACACGGTCTATCCCCGGTGGGAGGACCGATGCGGTCCGGGGGTTCAATTTGCCCAGAAAACCCTGCTTCGGTGGGGAGTGGTGCTCTTCGGGTTCCGCCTGACCCTGGGGGACGTGGCCACGGTGGGGTGGCGGGGAGCGGTGACGGATCTCCTGGTGGTGGCCTCCACCCTTCTGCTTGCCCGGGTCGTGGGCAGCGCGCTGGGGATGGACCGGCGAACGACTCTTCTGGTGGGGACGGGGAGTTCCGTCTGCGGAGCCGCGGCGGTGATGGCGGCGGAAGAGGTGGTGCAGGGCGGCCCCGATCGGGTGGTCGTGGCGGTCTCCACCGTGGTGGTCTTCGGGACCTTGGCTCTGTTCCTCTACCCCCTGCTCTATCCTTGGGGGGTGGCCTGGGGCCTGTGGGAAAGCGACGGCCTGGGGTACGGCCTGTACGTGGGGTCCACGGTGCACGAGGTGGCTCAGGTGGTGGCGGCGGGGCGGGCGGTGGGTCCCGAGGCGGCGGGCTTTGCGGTGATCGTCAAGATGATTCGGGTGATGTTTCTGGTCCCGCTGCTGCCGGTGCTTTCCCTGATTCTGCCTCCCCTGGAGGGGGAGAAGGGGAAGCGGGTGGTGGTTCCCTGGTTCGTCCTGGGGTTTGCCGCGGCGGTAGGGCTGCATTCCCTGGGGTGGGTCCCCGAGGGGGTCGTCCGGGGGCTGTTGCTTGCGGGGGATCTCTTTCTGGCTGCCGCCATGGCGGCGCTGGGGTTGTCCTCCCGCGTCACGGCGGTGCGAAGGGCGGGATGCAAGCCCCTGATCCTGGCGGGGGTTCTGTTTCTCTGGCTCCTTGTGGGAGGGGGGGTCTTCAACTGGACCGGAAAAGTCTGGATGGGATGA
- a CDS encoding ZinT/AdcA family metal-binding protein produces MWRYGKHPVGWLLLVLVSILALGGCGGGSDKQAALAPWEGTWKSLSVYLDDPALTPSCEAVAAHNAAYTPQGVLGFLKKMYRCDFAGMVVKGDSVTFRKVDGSVLGTVSYRSAGTAPILGHDKPWHLFEAVGNPGEAYRYLALVEVHSDGPDAMKHWHLRYGNTSLEALVGSGADATWWPTMAAEDTTAAAVAADLGSEAEAFAQFLGNPWTPWLGTWVSVSSYLDDPAMEAAYAAVVAEATKLGKSYDTASVKAFFKGMLHTPFALVRISADATVFLTADGTELGRGGYVYQGVVPMPGFEGSLWDHWTATGSSPAGYGRILTTAVHSDGPEAMKHWHMRFGDASLQDLVNPSNPMWFPTCVKPETTAAVFAEDVKGEAAAYAAFLP; encoded by the coding sequence GTGTGGCGTTACGGCAAACACCCGGTGGGGTGGCTGTTGTTGGTTTTGGTTTCGATCCTGGCCCTGGGCGGGTGCGGCGGCGGCAGCGACAAACAGGCTGCCCTGGCCCCCTGGGAGGGGACCTGGAAGAGCCTTTCCGTGTATCTGGACGATCCTGCCCTGACGCCTTCCTGCGAGGCTGTGGCGGCCCACAACGCGGCCTACACGCCCCAGGGGGTCTTGGGTTTCCTGAAGAAGATGTACCGGTGCGATTTTGCCGGGATGGTGGTGAAGGGGGATTCCGTGACCTTCCGCAAGGTGGACGGTTCCGTGCTGGGGACCGTTTCGTACCGATCCGCGGGCACGGCCCCCATCCTCGGGCACGACAAGCCCTGGCACCTTTTCGAGGCCGTGGGGAACCCGGGGGAGGCGTATCGTTACCTCGCCCTGGTGGAGGTCCATTCCGACGGCCCCGACGCGATGAAGCACTGGCACCTGCGCTACGGCAACACGAGCCTGGAGGCTCTGGTGGGCAGCGGGGCGGACGCCACCTGGTGGCCCACCATGGCGGCGGAGGACACCACGGCGGCGGCGGTGGCGGCGGATCTGGGGAGCGAGGCGGAGGCATTTGCCCAGTTCCTGGGAAACCCCTGGACTCCTTGGCTGGGGACCTGGGTTTCCGTGTCTTCCTATTTGGATGACCCCGCCATGGAGGCGGCCTACGCCGCCGTCGTCGCAGAGGCGACGAAGCTGGGCAAGTCCTACGACACTGCCTCGGTGAAGGCCTTCTTCAAGGGGATGCTTCATACCCCCTTCGCCTTGGTGCGGATCTCTGCGGACGCCACGGTGTTCCTGACGGCCGACGGCACCGAGCTGGGGCGGGGCGGCTACGTGTACCAGGGCGTGGTCCCCATGCCGGGATTCGAGGGATCCCTGTGGGACCACTGGACGGCCACCGGATCCTCCCCTGCCGGATACGGGCGGATCCTGACCACGGCGGTGCATTCCGACGGTCCCGAGGCGATGAAGCACTGGCACATGCGTTTTGGAGACGCCTCGCTGCAGGACCTGGTGAACCCCAGCAATCCCATGTGGTTCCCCACCTGCGTGAAGCCCGAGACCACCGCTGCGGTGTTTGCGGAGGACGTAAAGGGAGAGGCGGCGGCCTACGCGGCCTTCCTCCCCTGA
- a CDS encoding DUF3303 family protein — protein sequence MLFLVVSSPTPDLNEEVRRRRREFRDWIRELQEKGKVLHYYPRIARGSVVVFDVVSNEELHALLSQWLEFVEVRFDLYPLVAPGEAERPGD from the coding sequence GTGCTGTTTCTGGTGGTGAGCAGCCCGACGCCGGACCTGAACGAGGAGGTCCGGCGTCGGCGTCGGGAGTTCCGCGACTGGATCCGAGAGCTTCAGGAAAAGGGGAAGGTCCTGCACTACTACCCCCGCATCGCCCGGGGATCCGTGGTGGTGTTCGACGTGGTCTCCAACGAGGAGCTTCACGCCCTTCTCTCCCAGTGGCTGGAGTTCGTGGAGGTGCGGTTCGACCTCTACCCCCTGGTGGCGCCGGGGGAGGCAGAGCGCCCGGGGGACTGA
- a CDS encoding chemotaxis protein CheW encodes MKDGCRTGYVEIRLRDERFAVPLEMVREIVRRPPITSVPGSPPTIRGLMNLRDTLIPVLDLADRLGLGTPGEEKEILVVEVEGFRFGLLIGEAAQVATLEGTVQEQDGNRFGGLVSRVLHSGDRLVPLLDPRSLLGEDLARIRRICGTRQETAGREGGHRQDWHSVVVFDLQGTDYALPLASVREILHYAEPYRIPETAPYVKGVLSVRGSVVPVVDPAAKLGMPARADPPPSAKIVLVEYGATRAGLLVDAIREVLEFTASDLQPPPPLIRTTDGVAAVLGVAEVQGKLIGLLDKEVLVDGADLELYAPEGREGTQGGEREGEGAAREEQTCIVFEVDGRWFGLPLERVREITRLGPVAAVPGTPPHVEGTMSLRGEALTVVSLRRRFGLPEGDREASSQRLLVTDSGVTEGTLAYLVDAVVGVESIPADRIRALAEEPQEPSETESQGEALPSPARRFVTGAVTLDNGHILQLLDLEAL; translated from the coding sequence ATGAAGGACGGCTGCAGGACGGGATACGTGGAGATCCGCCTTCGGGACGAACGGTTCGCCGTTCCCCTGGAAATGGTGAGGGAGATCGTCCGGCGTCCCCCCATCACCTCGGTGCCCGGTTCCCCTCCCACCATCCGGGGGCTCATGAACCTGAGGGATACCCTGATCCCCGTGCTGGACCTGGCGGATCGGCTGGGGCTCGGGACTCCGGGGGAGGAGAAGGAGATCCTGGTGGTGGAGGTGGAGGGGTTCCGCTTCGGCCTCCTCATCGGAGAGGCCGCCCAGGTGGCGACCCTGGAGGGGACGGTGCAGGAGCAGGACGGAAACCGCTTCGGCGGGTTGGTAAGCCGGGTGCTCCATTCGGGGGACCGACTGGTGCCCCTCCTGGATCCCCGAAGCCTCTTGGGGGAGGACCTGGCCCGGATCCGCCGGATCTGCGGGACCCGCCAGGAAACCGCCGGCCGGGAGGGAGGACACCGGCAGGATTGGCATTCCGTGGTGGTCTTCGACCTCCAGGGGACGGATTACGCCCTCCCCCTGGCCTCGGTCCGGGAGATCCTCCACTACGCGGAACCCTACCGCATCCCCGAGACGGCCCCCTACGTGAAGGGAGTCCTAAGCGTCCGGGGCAGCGTGGTCCCCGTGGTGGACCCCGCCGCAAAGCTGGGCATGCCCGCCCGGGCCGATCCCCCCCCATCGGCCAAGATCGTCCTGGTGGAGTACGGGGCCACCCGGGCGGGGCTCCTGGTGGACGCCATCCGGGAGGTCCTGGAGTTCACCGCGTCGGACCTCCAGCCCCCTCCTCCCCTGATCCGGACCACCGACGGCGTTGCCGCCGTCCTGGGGGTGGCGGAGGTGCAGGGAAAACTCATCGGTCTGCTGGACAAGGAGGTCCTGGTGGACGGGGCGGACCTGGAACTGTACGCCCCGGAGGGACGGGAGGGGACCCAAGGGGGGGAACGGGAGGGGGAAGGCGCTGCCCGGGAGGAACAGACCTGCATCGTCTTCGAGGTGGACGGGCGCTGGTTCGGCCTGCCCCTGGAGCGGGTCCGGGAAATCACCCGTCTGGGCCCCGTGGCCGCCGTCCCCGGGACGCCGCCCCACGTGGAGGGCACCATGAGCCTCCGGGGCGAAGCCCTCACGGTGGTGAGCCTGAGGCGGCGCTTCGGCCTGCCCGAGGGAGACCGGGAGGCATCGAGCCAGCGCCTCCTGGTGACGGACTCGGGGGTGACGGAAGGAACCCTGGCCTACCTGGTGGACGCGGTGGTGGGGGTGGAGAGCATCCCGGCGGATCGGATCCGGGCCCTGGCGGAGGAACCCCAGGAGCCCTCCGAAACGGAGTCGCAGGGAGAGGCGCTTCCCTCCCCGGCTCGGCGGTTCGTCACCGGGGCGGTGACCCTGGACAACGGCCACATCCTCCAGCTCCTGGACCTGGAGGCCCTGTAG
- a CDS encoding methionine ABC transporter ATP-binding protein encodes METIIEVRGLGKRYGDLEVLRGVDFALEPGDVFGVVGHSGAGKSTLLRCLNGLEDYQEGSVRVLGREVRELDEGGLKALRRDMGMIFQNFNLMERRTVGENVTFPLEVWGTPPREREARVTELLELVGLPDKRDQKPRALSGGQKQRVGIARALALNPRVLLCDEATSALDPKTTLSILDLLMDVNRRFGLTLVVVTHQMEVVKRICNKVVLLDGGVVQGAGETESLFLSPPEGLKKLVQDDYAYIPSGINLRLLFPREIAKESVITAMARELDIDFSVVGGKLERYRDDVLGYLIVNLRREDLPRVEAYLGRNGLFWEVMDRD; translated from the coding sequence ATGGAGACCATCATCGAAGTGCGGGGCTTGGGAAAACGCTACGGGGACCTGGAGGTCCTGCGGGGCGTGGACTTCGCCCTGGAACCGGGGGACGTGTTCGGCGTCGTGGGGCACTCCGGGGCGGGGAAGTCCACCCTCCTGCGGTGTCTCAACGGGCTGGAGGACTACCAGGAGGGCAGCGTCCGGGTGCTGGGCCGGGAGGTCCGGGAGCTGGACGAAGGAGGGTTGAAGGCCCTCCGGCGGGACATGGGGATGATCTTCCAGAACTTCAACCTCATGGAACGGCGCACCGTAGGGGAGAACGTGACCTTTCCCCTGGAGGTGTGGGGGACCCCGCCCCGGGAGCGGGAGGCCCGGGTGACGGAGCTGCTGGAGCTGGTGGGGCTGCCGGACAAGCGGGACCAGAAGCCCCGGGCCTTGAGCGGCGGCCAGAAGCAGCGGGTGGGCATCGCCCGAGCCCTGGCCCTGAACCCCCGGGTGCTCCTCTGCGACGAGGCCACCTCCGCCCTGGACCCCAAGACCACCCTTTCCATCCTGGACCTGCTCATGGACGTGAACCGGCGCTTCGGCCTCACCCTGGTGGTGGTGACCCACCAGATGGAAGTGGTGAAGCGGATCTGCAACAAAGTGGTGCTCCTGGACGGGGGGGTGGTCCAGGGGGCGGGGGAGACGGAATCCCTCTTCCTCTCCCCGCCGGAGGGGCTGAAGAAGCTCGTCCAGGACGACTACGCCTACATCCCCTCGGGGATCAACCTGCGCCTCCTCTTCCCTCGGGAGATCGCCAAGGAAAGCGTCATCACCGCCATGGCCCGGGAGCTGGACATCGACTTCTCCGTGGTGGGGGGCAAGCTGGAGCGATACCGGGACGACGTGCTGGGCTACCTGATCGTCAATCTGCGCCGGGAGGACCTGCCCCGGGTGGAGGCCTACCTGGGGCGCAACGGCCTCTTCTGGGAGGTGATGGACCGTGATTGA
- a CDS encoding methionine ABC transporter permease, producing MIEELLRALGETLYMVSVSTVLSVAFGFALAVVLVLTRKGGLAPHRGVYESLSFAVNLLRSFPFIILLIALIPLTRALVGTSIGSTASIVPLTLAAVPFVARIMEGSLLEVDPGVVEAARSFGAGNRCIVFRVLVAEALPALVLDVAVVAINLLGYSAMAGVVGGGGLGDLAIKYGYNRFQTDVMIQSVVLLILVVQVMQSLGDRIHRRLR from the coding sequence GTGATTGAGGAACTGCTTCGGGCGCTGGGGGAGACCCTCTACATGGTCTCCGTGTCCACGGTCCTCTCCGTGGCCTTCGGCTTCGCCCTGGCGGTGGTGCTGGTGCTCACCCGCAAGGGAGGGCTGGCACCCCATCGGGGGGTCTACGAGTCCCTGAGCTTCGCGGTGAACCTGCTCCGATCCTTCCCTTTCATCATCCTCCTGATCGCCCTCATCCCCCTCACCCGGGCGCTGGTGGGAACCTCCATCGGCAGCACCGCCTCCATCGTCCCCCTGACCCTGGCGGCGGTCCCCTTCGTGGCCCGGATCATGGAGGGAAGCCTCCTGGAGGTGGACCCGGGGGTGGTGGAGGCCGCCCGGTCCTTCGGGGCGGGGAACCGGTGCATCGTCTTCCGGGTCCTGGTGGCGGAGGCCCTGCCCGCCCTGGTGCTGGACGTGGCGGTGGTGGCCATCAACCTCCTGGGCTACTCCGCCATGGCGGGGGTCGTGGGGGGCGGCGGCCTGGGGGACCTGGCCATCAAGTACGGCTACAACCGCTTCCAGACCGACGTGATGATCCAGTCGGTGGTGCTGCTCATCCTGGTGGTGCAGGTCATGCAGAGCCTGGGGGATCGCATCCACCGGAGGCTGCGATGA
- a CDS encoding MetQ/NlpA family ABC transporter substrate-binding protein, with amino-acid sequence MKKTLFALLFALLLPAFAAFGADRQKIVMGVTPFPHKDIMEIVKTLLAKQGFDLEIKEFTDYVQPNVALGEKSLDANFFQHVPYLDNMNKEKGLNLTWVAKVHIEPLGLYSKKIKKIEELKKGDTIAIPNDPTNGARALRLLAKNGLIQVKAGELVTAKDVTANPKSLKIVELDAAQLPRTLQDVTASVINTNFAVEGGLVPSKDALIREGKDSPYANVVAVRKADADKPWVKALVKACNSPEVKKFVQTQLVPKGIFPAF; translated from the coding sequence TTGAAGAAGACCCTGTTCGCCCTGCTGTTCGCCCTGCTGCTGCCCGCTTTCGCCGCCTTCGGAGCGGATCGCCAGAAGATCGTCATGGGGGTCACCCCCTTTCCCCACAAGGACATCATGGAGATCGTGAAGACCCTCCTGGCCAAGCAGGGTTTCGACCTGGAGATCAAGGAGTTCACGGACTACGTGCAGCCCAACGTCGCCCTGGGGGAGAAGAGCCTGGACGCCAACTTCTTCCAGCACGTCCCCTACCTGGACAACATGAACAAGGAGAAGGGCCTGAACCTGACCTGGGTGGCGAAGGTGCACATCGAACCCCTGGGCCTGTACTCCAAGAAGATCAAGAAGATCGAGGAGCTGAAGAAGGGAGACACCATCGCCATCCCCAACGATCCCACCAACGGGGCCCGGGCGCTTCGGCTTCTGGCCAAGAACGGCCTCATCCAGGTGAAGGCGGGGGAGCTGGTCACCGCCAAGGACGTGACCGCCAACCCCAAGTCCCTGAAGATCGTGGAGCTGGACGCGGCGCAGCTGCCCCGGACCCTGCAGGACGTGACCGCCTCGGTGATCAACACCAACTTCGCCGTGGAGGGGGGGCTGGTGCCCTCCAAGGACGCCCTCATCCGGGAGGGCAAGGATTCCCCCTACGCCAACGTGGTGGCGGTGCGCAAGGCGGATGCGGACAAGCCCTGGGTGAAGGCCCTGGTGAAGGCCTGCAACTCCCCGGAGGTGAAGAAGTTCGTCCAGACCCAGCTGGTCCCCAAGGGCATCTTCCCGGCGTTCTAG